The Hydrogenimonas thermophila genome has a window encoding:
- a CDS encoding ATP-binding protein has protein sequence MQNILFREERLIDREEERRYIKDWFEKVPKEILWIYGPKSTGKTTIIEYIVENELFDDFKLFKSEKYNVKYINFRQKLFGNYDSFINSMTSTIDASSYSLTASFNLGFFKIESKLYEDIKAKNVDLFDVLFDELKQSGKRNVLIFDEIQSLENIYVDKERELLHEFLNFCVRLTKETHLSHVVLLSSNTIFINKIYNNAKLKVTSKFYKIDHLSFNVVKEWLSDEGFSSDDIDLIYDYLGGSIAHIQRLMREKEWQKEKSLKELLDEMVQFAWSEVNLFLEYSKKIDRDEKKYFYEIIKDILNKGYYIKTKDDDKIISVIEKFCEIEILFFEPSNNRVYANSRVYEKAFERFIK, from the coding sequence ATGCAAAACATACTTTTTAGAGAAGAAAGATTGATTGACAGAGAAGAAGAGAGAAGGTATATAAAAGATTGGTTTGAGAAGGTACCAAAAGAGATACTCTGGATCTATGGACCAAAGTCAACCGGTAAAACTACCATAATAGAGTACATAGTAGAGAATGAACTCTTTGATGATTTTAAACTATTTAAGAGTGAAAAGTATAATGTTAAATATATAAACTTTAGACAAAAACTTTTTGGAAATTACGACTCATTTATAAATTCTATGACATCAACTATAGATGCATCTTCATATAGCTTAACCGCTTCATTTAACTTGGGCTTTTTTAAGATAGAATCGAAGCTTTATGAAGATATAAAAGCAAAAAATGTAGATCTCTTTGATGTTCTTTTTGATGAGCTAAAACAGAGTGGTAAGAGAAATGTACTTATATTTGATGAGATTCAGAGTTTAGAGAATATCTATGTAGATAAAGAGAGAGAACTTCTGCACGAGTTTTTGAACTTTTGTGTAAGACTTACAAAAGAGACACACCTGTCTCACGTTGTACTGCTAAGCTCAAATACAATCTTCATAAACAAGATCTACAACAATGCAAAACTTAAAGTTACAAGCAAATTTTACAAGATAGATCATCTAAGTTTCAATGTAGTAAAAGAGTGGTTGAGTGATGAAGGTTTCAGTAGTGATGATATAGATCTGATCTATGACTATCTTGGCGGAAGTATTGCTCATATTCAAAGATTGATGAGAGAAAAAGAGTGGCAAAAAGAGAAGAGTTTAAAAGAGTTATTAGATGAGATGGTGCAGTTTGCCTGGAGTGAAGTAAATCTATTCTTAGAGTATAGTAAAAAGATAGACAGAGATGAGAAAAAGTATTTTTATGAAATAATTAAAGATATTTTGAATAAAGGTTACTATATTAAAACAAAAGATGATGATAAAATCATATCTGTCATAGAAAAATTTTGTGAGATAGAGATACTCTTCTTTGAGCCGTCAAATAATAGGGTCTATGCCAACAGCAGAGTTTATGAAAAAGCATTTGAGAGGTTTATAAAATAA
- a CDS encoding AAA family ATPase → MLDEIRELQKLLLKKVKTQYKRYFFYKINFDRLTGIIGARGAGKTTFLLQYLKENPLPMSKKLYISADAIKIDSLFDIAKSFESEGGELLIIDEIHKFVGFELELKKIYDFLELEVIFSGSSALRIDNSKADLSRRVVIYEIEGLSFREFLELKSGNQIKTYSLEDILSHHIDIAYDLSKYYTPKVFQEYLQYGYYPFYFDKYSNYQIKLNETINTVLEVDIPSIFNIEYQNIKSLKKLLLILCESVPYTPNINELLGKMNMGKDYRTLYRYLDYLHKAKIITIIRPKSKSDNIFAKPDKIYFNNTNLHYAYCDTPNIGTIREVFFRSMIFQHKIEIPKKGDFLVDDKYIFEIGGKNKRFNQIKDLQNSFIVADDIEIGFKNRIPLWLFGFLY, encoded by the coding sequence ATGCTTGATGAAATACGAGAATTGCAAAAACTTTTGCTCAAAAAAGTAAAAACTCAATACAAAAGATACTTTTTTTATAAAATTAATTTTGACAGATTGACAGGAATCATCGGTGCAAGGGGAGCAGGTAAAACAACTTTTTTACTACAATACCTAAAAGAGAATCCTCTGCCTATGTCTAAAAAATTATACATAAGTGCTGATGCTATCAAAATAGACTCTTTGTTTGACATAGCCAAAAGCTTCGAGAGTGAAGGAGGAGAACTGCTCATAATAGACGAGATACACAAATTTGTAGGTTTTGAACTTGAATTAAAAAAGATATATGATTTTTTAGAGTTGGAAGTTATCTTTAGCGGTAGCAGTGCTTTGAGGATTGATAATTCAAAGGCAGATTTGAGCCGAAGGGTTGTAATTTATGAGATAGAGGGCTTAAGTTTTAGAGAGTTTTTAGAGTTGAAATCTGGTAATCAAATAAAGACTTACTCCTTGGAGGATATCCTATCTCATCACATAGATATCGCCTACGATCTATCCAAATACTACACACCAAAAGTATTTCAAGAGTATCTACAGTATGGATACTACCCATTTTATTTTGACAAATACTCAAACTATCAAATAAAACTAAATGAGACTATAAATACCGTATTAGAAGTTGATATACCCTCAATTTTTAATATCGAATATCAAAACATCAAAAGCTTAAAAAAACTTTTATTGATTCTTTGCGAGAGTGTTCCATACACCCCAAATATCAATGAACTCTTAGGTAAAATGAATATGGGTAAAGATTACAGAACTCTATACAGATACTTAGATTATCTGCATAAAGCAAAAATAATCACAATTATTCGACCAAAATCAAAAAGCGATAATATCTTTGCAAAACCGGATAAGATATATTTTAACAATACAAACCTGCATTATGCCTATTGTGATACACCTAACATTGGAACCATCAGAGAGGTATTCTTTAGGTCTATGATTTTTCAACACAAGATAGAGATTCCAAAAAAAGGAGATTTTTTGGTTGATGATAAATACATTTTCGAGATAGGTGGCAAAAACAAAAGATTCAACCAAATAAAAGATTTGCAAAACTCCTTCATAGTAGCAGATGATATTGAAATAGGTTTTAAAAACAGAATCCCTCTTTGGTTATTTGGATTTTTGTATTAA
- a CDS encoding PIN domain-containing protein, whose translation MVNNLEIVSFSLDTQIKAIDIKEKYKLQYYDSLILATALENGCNILYSEDMQHNQIIENQLKIINPFIC comes from the coding sequence TTGGTAAATAATCTTGAGATTGTTAGTTTTTCTTTAGATACACAGATTAAGGCTATAGATATTAAAGAAAAATATAAACTTCAATATTATGACTCTTTAATTTTAGCGACTGCATTAGAAAATGGTTGCAATATTCTTTATAGTGAAGACATGCAACACAATCAAATCATAGAAAATCAACTCAAAATCATAAATCCTTTTATATGTTAA
- a CDS encoding nucleotidyltransferase domain-containing protein yields the protein MRLTQHEIRSIKKAFEEVFEGGKIYLFGSRVDDTKRGGDIDLYLVPSKKFDDERERKIKFLIKLDEYIGEQKIDVILAKDKNRLIEQEALRYGVEL from the coding sequence ATGAGATTAACACAACATGAGATTAGATCAATAAAAAAAGCTTTTGAAGAAGTATTTGAAGGTGGTAAAATTTATCTTTTTGGGTCTCGTGTAGATGATACAAAAAGGGGTGGGGATATAGATTTATATTTAGTTCCATCTAAAAAATTTGATGATGAGAGAGAACGAAAAATAAAATTTCTTATAAAACTTGATGAATATATTGGTGAACAAAAAATTGATGTAATTTTAGCAAAAGATAAAAATAGACTAATAGAGCAAGAAGCATTAAGATATGGAGTAGAATTATGA
- a CDS encoding ATP-binding protein, translating to MLKKLPIGIQTFSKIREENYIYVDKTKEALEVIENYTYAFLSRPRRFGKSLFLDTLRNIFEGKRELFEGLYIYDKWDWSIKYPVIKIDWRGDFQTLDSLKSVATRIFNQNKERLKVNCKDIDNSVMCFDELIQQTYEKYNQKVVILIDEYDKPILDVIENREQAKINREFIKALYTIIKSNDEYIRFAFLTGVSKFSKASIFSGLNNLEDISLTPKFGNICGYTQKDLETTFKEYLLGTNLQKVKEWYNGYNFLKDDVYNPFDILKFIKNDLVFDNYWFSSGTPTFLIKLIEKNNYFLPKLSNLVVGKELVDSFDIENISLEVILYQSGYLTIDEKIVEEFGFNTIIKYKLKLPNLEVKASLNNYILEHLLNQTNGEKLQNQTNLYKALANAKLDDFKNTLISIFASIPYNNYSNNYIQNYEGFYASLVYVYLQSLGIKIIGEDVTNQGRIDLTLFIEDKIYIIEFKVVDSDGKEKNSALAQIKEKNYHRKYLNSKLLTSNSKLYLLGIEFSKEEKNIVGFEWESINN from the coding sequence ATGCTAAAAAAACTTCCAATAGGCATACAGACATTTAGTAAAATAAGAGAAGAAAACTATATTTATGTAGATAAAACAAAAGAGGCTTTGGAAGTAATAGAAAATTATACCTATGCTTTTTTGTCTCGTCCCAGAAGATTTGGTAAAAGCCTTTTTTTAGATACTTTAAGAAATATTTTTGAAGGAAAAAGAGAGCTTTTTGAAGGGCTTTATATTTACGATAAATGGGATTGGAGCATAAAGTACCCTGTCATTAAAATTGATTGGAGAGGTGACTTTCAAACATTAGATAGCTTAAAAAGCGTAGCAACAAGAATATTTAACCAGAATAAAGAGAGATTGAAAGTTAACTGCAAAGATATAGACAATTCAGTAATGTGTTTTGATGAGTTAATCCAACAAACCTATGAAAAATATAATCAAAAAGTAGTTATCTTAATAGATGAGTACGATAAACCGATTCTTGATGTCATTGAAAATAGAGAGCAAGCAAAGATAAATAGAGAGTTTATAAAAGCCCTTTACACTATTATAAAATCAAATGATGAATACATTCGCTTTGCATTCTTAACAGGTGTAAGTAAATTTTCTAAAGCAAGCATATTTAGCGGTTTAAACAATTTAGAAGATATTTCACTAACTCCAAAATTTGGAAATATCTGTGGCTACACTCAAAAAGACCTTGAAACAACCTTTAAAGAGTATCTGCTTGGTACTAACCTTCAAAAAGTTAAAGAGTGGTACAATGGTTATAACTTTTTAAAAGATGATGTATATAATCCTTTTGATATATTGAAGTTTATAAAGAATGATTTAGTATTTGATAACTACTGGTTTAGTAGTGGAACTCCAACATTTCTAATTAAACTCATAGAAAAGAATAACTACTTTTTACCAAAACTTTCAAACTTGGTAGTTGGCAAAGAGCTAGTTGACAGCTTCGACATTGAAAATATAAGTTTAGAAGTCATCCTTTATCAGTCTGGGTATTTAACAATTGATGAGAAGATAGTAGAAGAGTTTGGCTTTAATACAATCATAAAATATAAGTTAAAACTGCCAAACCTTGAAGTAAAAGCTTCACTAAATAACTATATATTAGAACATCTTTTAAACCAAACAAATGGAGAAAAACTACAAAACCAGACAAATCTATATAAGGCATTGGCAAATGCAAAACTAGATGACTTTAAAAATACTCTAATCTCCATCTTTGCATCAATCCCATACAACAACTACTCAAACAACTACATTCAAAACTATGAAGGCTTTTATGCTAGCTTAGTATATGTTTACCTTCAATCTCTAGGAATAAAAATAATAGGAGAAGATGTAACAAACCAAGGAAGAATAGACTTAACTCTTTTCATAGAAGATAAGATTTATATTATAGAGTTTAAAGTAGTTGATAGTGATGGTAAAGAAAAAAACAGTGCATTAGCACAAATTAAAGAGAAAAACTACCACCGAAAATACCTTAACTCTAAACTTCTAACTTCGAACTCAAAACTCTACCTTTTAGGCATAGAATTTAGCAAAGAGGAAAAAAATATTGTTGGTTTTGAGTGGGAGAGCATCAATAATTGA
- a CDS encoding transposase, whose protein sequence is MPRQNRIEQNGFYHIINRGVAKNTIYHDDEDFNKFLEIVNDTSDEYGFEIYSFCLMNNHYHLLMKIINQNLSMSLQKINARYSIYYNKKYERVGPLWRGRFKSWYIYDGNYLNVLVRYIEFNPVKAKLCKKIGQYRWAMSSRGFRFSMLNYELIDSTNFDKEMDLSELKKIDELYNTKVKMKDIIDKKELKPLEEYFETLPKEEAIFCAIKNGYKASQVAEHLDLSKSTVSRILKKYRQKIKLFNKLKDKGVFQSYSKDVEYATVGEKLTIENLLKYGDLNDIALGFKLFGKRPMKKALGY, encoded by the coding sequence ATGCCAAGACAAAATAGAATAGAGCAAAATGGTTTTTACCATATTATTAATCGTGGAGTTGCTAAAAATACCATTTATCATGATGATGAAGATTTTAATAAATTTTTAGAGATAGTTAATGATACTAGTGATGAGTATGGATTTGAGATCTACTCATTTTGTTTAATGAATAATCATTATCATCTTCTTATGAAAATCATTAATCAAAATCTTTCTATGTCTTTACAAAAAATTAATGCAAGATATAGTATTTATTACAATAAAAAATATGAAAGAGTCGGTCCACTTTGGCGAGGTAGGTTTAAGTCTTGGTATATTTATGATGGTAATTATTTAAATGTACTTGTAAGATATATAGAGTTTAATCCTGTAAAAGCAAAATTATGCAAAAAAATAGGTCAATACAGATGGGCTATGAGTAGTCGTGGTTTTAGGTTTTCAATGTTAAACTATGAACTAATTGACTCTACTAATTTTGATAAAGAGATGGATTTAAGCGAATTAAAAAAGATTGATGAACTTTACAATACAAAAGTTAAAATGAAAGATATTATTGATAAAAAAGAGTTAAAGCCACTTGAAGAGTATTTTGAAACACTGCCAAAAGAAGAAGCTATTTTTTGTGCTATCAAAAATGGTTACAAAGCTTCACAAGTAGCTGAACATTTAGATCTTTCCAAATCTACTGTTTCAAGAATTTTAAAAAAATATAGACAAAAGATAAAACTATTTAATAAGCTAAAAGATAAAGGAGTGTTTCAGAGCTATAGTAAAGATGTAGAATATGCTACGGTAGGTGAGAAGTTAACTATTGAGAATCTTCTAAAATATGGTGACTTAAATGATATAGCGCTCGGTTTTAAACTTTTTGGCAAAAGACCTATGAAAAAAGCTTTAGGTTATTAA
- a CDS encoding SLBB domain-containing protein — MKKFTGALVYLLFILFIGGTQELFAGLSNEQLTQAVIANPKLLSEPKINDMLKLKSQRGSSTDIKNNEELKVENNITTFEDLSKNENDKNETTSDLNKFDAFKSPLETPDLNKLFKNLEKQQIKEDFVKLKRYGDEFFLNRNRVNLSSLPVPENYQLVPEDEVSITLYGPKNDNWKLTIDNEGRIVIPGFGPLTVAGLTFKEAKSLISDTITKAYPNTGVLVNVTGFATIQVILSGEVDAPGVYNIRSFSTVKDALIAAHGISENGSMRDVVVKRNNQIIKHIDFYKLMRYGDKSQEILLKAGDVIVVKPVKSLVTLAGYVKHPAIFEVKRGETLGELIKLAGGLKANASSYGIKIKRHENFKNIKIISLKLSEANRVKLKDGDKIYIYDMDEANIQKVTLYGNVVKPGSLGLPKEGMTFYELFAPIVKEKGLRGVFLKDTLFDYAVILRITPDLEEKLIGFNLKSALEGKVSIPLYSRDEIYIFNSLVVKPSESITVIGECVRSDIKNSKEIISKDNVENNVTLRYIDGMTLNDAITTAGLKCSIDKEHIRITSYDPVTSQPSTKVVNLLKENNYKLQPKDEIFTYSALATNPPKTAYIKGEVYNPGKYPINDNTTIKELILAAGGLTERAGNKVEIVHYIVEDGKRKRVIEHSIKSLIMSEKSPKVKNYDEITIFKIPYWSEKKTVTIKGQVLYPGTYPIEDGDKLADLIKRAGGFTSNAFIEGAVFTRKDIKKMQEKGLEREVKELEKRITYIAASPSQAGENSGDKQMLISLLDNLKEEIKDINMTGRIVVKLDKDIDEFSKSPYNIILKDGDTLYVPSQEDSVVVLGEVLNPSAQIYNPEYTFSDYIERCGGLKESAGTDTIYVIHANGEAEKIETGYFFASNVKIQKGDTIVVPMKIDTISNIQLAKDITSIFYQLAVSAAALKTIGSL, encoded by the coding sequence TTGAAAAAGTTTACAGGTGCTTTGGTTTATCTGTTATTTATTTTATTTATAGGTGGTACACAAGAGTTATTTGCTGGTTTAAGTAATGAGCAGTTAACCCAAGCTGTAATTGCTAACCCGAAATTGCTCAGTGAACCTAAAATAAATGATATGCTTAAATTAAAATCACAAAGAGGTTCTTCAACTGATATTAAAAATAATGAAGAGTTGAAAGTAGAAAATAATATTACCACTTTTGAAGATTTATCTAAAAATGAAAATGACAAAAATGAAACTACTAGTGATCTAAATAAATTTGATGCTTTTAAATCTCCTCTTGAGACTCCGGATCTTAACAAATTATTTAAAAATTTAGAAAAACAGCAGATAAAAGAGGATTTTGTTAAGTTAAAAAGATATGGTGATGAGTTTTTCCTCAATAGAAACAGAGTCAACTTATCTTCTTTACCTGTACCTGAAAACTATCAGCTTGTACCAGAGGATGAAGTATCTATTACTCTATATGGTCCTAAAAATGACAATTGGAAATTAACTATAGATAATGAAGGGCGCATAGTTATTCCTGGGTTTGGTCCTTTAACTGTAGCTGGTCTTACTTTTAAAGAAGCAAAATCACTCATTTCAGACACAATAACAAAGGCTTACCCTAACACTGGTGTTTTGGTAAATGTTACAGGATTTGCCACTATTCAAGTAATTTTATCGGGAGAGGTTGATGCTCCAGGTGTTTATAATATCAGGTCATTTTCTACTGTTAAAGATGCATTAATTGCAGCACATGGCATAAGTGAAAATGGATCAATGCGAGATGTTGTTGTAAAACGAAATAACCAAATCATTAAACATATAGATTTTTATAAGCTAATGAGATATGGAGATAAAAGTCAAGAAATATTGCTGAAAGCTGGTGATGTAATAGTTGTTAAACCAGTAAAGAGTCTTGTTACTCTTGCAGGGTATGTTAAACATCCGGCTATATTTGAGGTAAAGAGAGGTGAAACACTTGGTGAACTCATAAAACTTGCTGGTGGATTAAAAGCAAATGCAAGCAGTTATGGAATAAAAATAAAAAGACATGAAAACTTTAAAAATATAAAAATAATCTCACTAAAACTTTCTGAAGCAAATAGGGTTAAGCTTAAAGATGGTGATAAGATATATATTTATGACATGGATGAGGCTAATATTCAGAAGGTTACACTATATGGAAATGTTGTAAAGCCAGGCTCTTTGGGTTTACCAAAAGAGGGCATGACTTTTTATGAACTCTTTGCTCCAATTGTTAAAGAGAAAGGGCTTAGAGGAGTGTTTTTAAAAGACACACTGTTTGATTATGCAGTAATTCTTCGCATAACTCCTGACTTGGAAGAGAAGCTAATAGGTTTTAATCTAAAATCAGCACTAGAGGGAAAAGTTTCTATTCCTCTTTATAGTAGAGATGAGATTTATATATTCAACTCATTGGTTGTCAAGCCGTCAGAATCTATAACAGTAATTGGTGAGTGTGTAAGAAGCGATATAAAAAATAGCAAGGAAATTATCAGTAAAGACAATGTAGAAAATAATGTAACATTAAGATATATTGATGGAATGACACTAAATGATGCCATAACAACTGCAGGACTTAAATGCTCTATAGATAAAGAGCATATTAGAATAACATCTTATGACCCAGTAACATCTCAACCTTCAACAAAAGTTGTAAATCTGTTAAAAGAGAACAACTATAAACTTCAACCTAAAGATGAAATTTTTACATACTCAGCATTAGCTACAAATCCTCCAAAAACAGCATACATAAAAGGAGAAGTATATAATCCTGGCAAATACCCAATAAATGACAATACAACAATTAAAGAACTCATACTGGCTGCAGGTGGTTTGACTGAGAGAGCAGGTAATAAGGTTGAAATAGTCCACTATATAGTAGAAGATGGGAAACGCAAAAGAGTAATTGAGCATAGTATAAAATCGCTCATAATGTCAGAAAAATCTCCAAAAGTAAAAAATTATGATGAAATTACAATTTTTAAAATACCTTATTGGTCAGAGAAAAAAACAGTTACCATAAAAGGGCAGGTATTATACCCAGGAACGTACCCTATTGAAGATGGTGATAAGCTTGCTGATCTCATTAAAAGAGCAGGTGGTTTTACAAGTAATGCATTCATAGAGGGAGCTGTTTTTACTCGTAAAGATATTAAAAAGATGCAAGAAAAAGGGCTGGAGCGTGAAGTAAAAGAGCTTGAAAAAAGAATAACCTATATTGCTGCTTCTCCTTCTCAAGCTGGTGAAAATAGTGGTGATAAACAGATGCTTATTTCACTGCTCGATAATTTAAAAGAGGAGATAAAAGATATAAATATGACCGGTAGAATAGTTGTAAAACTTGATAAAGATATAGATGAATTCAGTAAATCACCTTACAATATAATTTTAAAAGATGGTGACACTCTTTATGTACCATCACAAGAAGATAGTGTTGTTGTTTTAGGAGAAGTTTTAAACCCATCTGCTCAAATATATAACCCTGAGTATACATTTAGTGACTATATTGAACGATGCGGTGGATTAAAAGAGAGTGCAGGAACAGATACAATATATGTAATTCACGCTAACGGTGAAGCTGAAAAAATAGAAACAGGTTACTTCTTTGCATCGAATGTAAAAATTCAAAAAGGAGATACTATAGTTGTTCCTATGAAGATCGACACTATATCTAATATTCAATTAGCAAAAGACATTACATCTATTTTCTATCAGTTAGCTGTATCAGCTGCAGCACTTAAAACAATAGGATCATTATAA
- a CDS encoding Wzz/FepE/Etk N-terminal domain-containing protein, producing MKKEEMMYPNQPYPPVCIDDEDEIDLRELGRTIWKYRWKLLLFTIIVTFITVLSMLAKPNTYTSSAKLIPQEKQRGLPGGLSSLASLAGIDVGGGGGSLRPDEALNALANDYKFMREFLLRNKFFDRLNSPDADKNYVFAFGYDGIYRLLHSKDKKTEENKNIEDSLFNAYKQFSKKLSISSDKKSSLITISFKDPDRFLARDVVLAFLQDASKKLKENDLSDIKKKIAYYKEELAKTTDASLKKQLSDLISALIQKEVLAKSSKYYNVKLFTPPEVPYVKDKTGPKRGLVVIVAFITSIILGIFGIFFIEFLRGESEKESND from the coding sequence ATGAAAAAAGAAGAGATGATGTACCCAAATCAACCATACCCGCCTGTTTGCATTGATGATGAGGATGAAATAGATCTAAGAGAGCTTGGAAGAACTATTTGGAAGTATAGATGGAAGCTTTTACTGTTTACTATAATCGTAACATTTATAACAGTACTGTCTATGCTTGCAAAACCAAATACATATACGTCATCTGCAAAATTGATTCCACAAGAGAAACAGAGAGGTCTTCCTGGAGGACTTAGCAGTTTAGCTTCTCTTGCCGGCATTGATGTAGGAGGTGGCGGCGGTTCTTTAAGACCAGATGAAGCATTAAACGCTTTAGCTAATGATTATAAATTTATGAGAGAATTTTTACTGCGCAATAAATTCTTTGATCGTTTAAACTCCCCAGATGCAGACAAAAACTATGTTTTTGCTTTTGGCTATGATGGTATATATAGATTGTTACACTCAAAAGATAAGAAAACAGAAGAAAATAAAAATATCGAAGACTCGCTTTTTAATGCATACAAGCAGTTTAGTAAAAAACTTTCAATTAGCAGTGACAAAAAGTCTTCTTTAATAACTATTAGTTTTAAAGATCCAGATCGTTTTTTAGCACGTGATGTTGTGTTGGCATTTTTACAAGATGCTTCTAAAAAACTTAAAGAGAATGATTTAAGTGACATAAAAAAGAAGATTGCTTACTATAAAGAAGAGTTGGCTAAAACAACAGATGCCAGCCTTAAAAAACAACTTAGCGATCTTATATCTGCTTTAATACAAAAAGAGGTTCTTGCAAAATCAAGCAAGTACTATAATGTAAAACTTTTTACACCACCTGAAGTACCATATGTAAAAGACAAAACAGGACCAAAACGCGGCTTAGTTGTCATTGTTGCTTTTATAACATCAATCATTTTAGGTATTTTTGGGATCTTTTTTATAGAGTTTTTACGTGGAGAAAGTGAGAAAGAATCAAATGATTAA
- a CDS encoding DUF6055 domain-containing protein, with protein MKKLLILIILVSYSFGITDILYKPVVYSSTLSARTLYSATPYYPEYLSSSIDKDDKNIFIYSGHFRVIYGISYEDSILTRDLANTILSAANEVWDKEIDEFGFKAPRNSENYYIDIYIGNRSAYNKDSGSYMNISSYYAGYATAYSDGTPYFVINPSVDINILKVTIAHEFFHTIQYAYGLGDVSNEIWYKNLWFMEATATMMEDEVFDYVNDYVNFIKYYIDSTYKSIEYYNSAVEYGKVIFAKYLKEKYGLNFIKSFFESYNVEKSALDVLKEKFVEENSSFTDEMLEFGTWMVNKDSFFEEGISYPSPYTFDLDDNLSVEEYGLVFINRGSDRYLVSSNPEYAQCNFKGEKDLIDNVDINGLIFLNTKNIPIYTDISKNNKFNGYSLKAGWNMVSNILDRNLSLEDLFVNNEIVWLFRDGKYYAYSANSTIQKIIEEKNIDILDNQMLPGEGAWVYVENDEVIDFDNEKVSGFNLNLKEGWNFISIASSSFDINKIIEPVIIWFFNKESGNWEYYTNLDIELSYEKIDKIIPGNGYFVYFYP; from the coding sequence ATGAAAAAACTTTTAATTTTAATTATTTTAGTTAGCTACTCTTTTGGTATTACTGATATATTATATAAACCTGTTGTATATAGCTCCACTTTATCAGCACGAACACTTTACTCTGCTACACCTTATTACCCTGAGTATCTCTCTTCAAGTATTGATAAAGATGACAAAAATATTTTTATTTATTCAGGTCATTTTAGAGTAATTTATGGAATATCATATGAAGATTCGATTTTAACAAGAGATTTAGCAAACACAATATTGAGTGCAGCAAATGAAGTATGGGACAAAGAGATAGATGAATTTGGATTTAAAGCTCCAAGGAATAGTGAAAATTACTATATTGATATATATATTGGAAATAGAAGTGCATACAATAAAGATAGTGGTTCATATATGAATATAAGTAGTTATTATGCTGGATATGCTACAGCCTATAGTGACGGTACTCCATATTTTGTCATAAATCCAAGTGTTGACATAAATATTTTAAAAGTAACTATTGCTCATGAGTTTTTTCATACCATACAGTATGCTTATGGTTTAGGAGATGTATCAAATGAAATTTGGTATAAAAATTTATGGTTTATGGAAGCTACTGCTACAATGATGGAGGATGAAGTATTTGATTATGTTAACGATTATGTTAATTTTATCAAATATTACATTGACAGTACATATAAATCTATTGAATATTACAACTCTGCAGTAGAGTATGGCAAAGTGATCTTTGCAAAGTATTTAAAAGAGAAGTATGGATTGAATTTCATTAAAAGTTTTTTTGAGAGTTATAATGTAGAAAAAAGTGCATTAGATGTTTTAAAAGAGAAGTTTGTTGAAGAGAACAGCTCTTTTACGGATGAAATGTTGGAGTTTGGTACTTGGATGGTAAATAAAGATAGTTTTTTTGAAGAAGGAATTTCTTATCCATCTCCTTATACATTTGATTTAGATGATAATTTAAGTGTAGAAGAGTATGGGCTGGTTTTTATTAACAGGGGTTCAGATAGATATTTAGTAAGCTCTAATCCTGAGTATGCTCAATGCAATTTTAAAGGTGAAAAAGATTTAATAGATAATGTAGATATTAACGGATTAATTTTTTTAAATACTAAAAATATACCAATTTATACTGATATTTCAAAAAATAATAAATTTAATGGTTATTCTTTAAAAGCTGGTTGGAATATGGTTTCAAATATTTTAGATAGAAATTTAAGTTTGGAAGATTTATTTGTAAACAATGAAATAGTATGGCTTTTTAGGGATGGAAAATATTATGCATATTCAGCAAATAGCACAATACAAAAAATTATTGAAGAAAAAAATATAGATATTCTTGATAATCAAATGTTACCTGGTGAAGGTGCTTGGGTATATGTTGAAAATGATGAAGTTATTGATTTTGATAATGAAAAAGTTTCAGGTTTTAATCTTAATTTAAAAGAGGGATGGAATTTTATTTCTATTGCATCAAGTTCATTTGATATTAATAAAATAATTGAACCAGTAATAATTTGGTTTTTTAATAAAGAAAGTGGAAATTGGGAGTATTATACTAATTTAGATATAGAGTTATCTTATGAAAAGATTGATAAAATAATTCCTGGAAATGGGTATTTTGTCTATTTTTATCCATAA